From the Polynucleobacter acidiphobus genome, the window CCAATATCAATTTGACCGCAGTTAATATTAAATGGCCTGCCATCAAGGGCGATGGATTTAGTTAGGCCGGTAATTGCATGTTTGGTCGCGGTATAGGGTGCAGTATTAGGTCTTGGCGCATGGGCTGAAATCGAGCCATTATTAATAATGCGACCACCTTGGGGTGACTGGGCTTTCATCATCCGCATAGCCTCTTGCGCACATAAGAAGGCGCCACACAGATTACTGTTGACGACATTCATCCACTGCTCATAACTCAGTTCATCCATGGGAATGGCTGGTGCGCCCATTCCTGCATTGTTAAATAACACATCAATGCGACCAAACTTGGCTTTGAGTGTTGCGAACAAAGTCTTGACCTCGTCGGGCTTGCCCACATCGCAGACTACGGCTAGGCAGTTGCTGTCATTGCCACCAATATCGTCAATTGCTTTTTGCAAACGTTCTAGATTGCGCCCAGTAAGCACGACCGAGAATCCATCGGATAGCAGGGCTTTGGCAGCGGCCTTACCAATACCAGTTCCAGCACCGGTAACAAGAGCAACACGCAGGGGATTTGAGTTCGTTGGCATGGGTTTAATCAGGGCATAATGGTTAAAAATAGAATGATAAAGCCATGAACCTTTTGTATCAGATCGCCTCTCGACCTGCCTACTTGGTGACGGCATTTATCGCGATCATTGCCAGCATCTTTTTGACGATCTGGCTGATATTACCCGGGCCTCCCAAGACGCTGACGATTGCTACTGGTTTTCCGGAGGGGCTCTACCATCAGTTTGCCAAGCAACTTCAAGCAGAGCTCGCGAAACAAAAGATCACTTTACGGATTCAGAATACGGGCGGCAGTGCGGATAACTTAGCACTAATGGCGGATCCCAAATCGGGTGTCGATTTAGCGATTATTCAGAGTGGGGTGGGCGACCCTAGTCGCTACCCAAAGCTCACTGCATTGGCAGGGCTCTTCTACGAACCTCTCTGGGTTTGGTATCGACCAGAAACGTTTGCCAAAGATGGGGGATCTTTGCAGCAACTCAGTCAACTCAAAGGAAAAAAAGTATCCATTGGTAATGAGGGGAGTGGCACCAATTTACTCTCCCGGGCGATTCTCAAACTCAATGATATTGAGCCCACGCAACTTCATTTATTAACCCTCAATCCCGACGAGGCGATTTCACAGCTACGTAAAGGGGGGATTGACGTTGCCATGATTGTTCTAGCGGGCGAGGCACCCCTCTTGAAAGATTTCTATCAATTACCGGGTATTCGCCTAATGGACTTTGATCAAGCAGAGGCATACACCCGTGTTCTGCCTTTTCTCAAGCGGGTTGATATCCCAAGGGGGATTGTGAGTATTGCGCATGATTTACCAAAAGAAGATATCCATGTGATCGCGCCTACGGCAACCTTAGTAGCACATTCGAATATCAATCCTGCAACGGTGAGTCTTTTGCTAGGTGCTTCCTATGACATATTGCGCAATTACTCGCGCTTGCAAAAACCCGGTGAGTTTCCTTCCAGTAAAGGCTTGGATTTTCCTATGGATTTAGACGCAGAGATTTTCTTAAAAGACGGCCCTTCATTTTTCTATCGACATCTGCCTTTTTGGGGTGCGGTATGGCTTGAGCGCGTCATCA encodes:
- a CDS encoding TAXI family TRAP transporter solute-binding subunit, which encodes MNLLYQIASRPAYLVTAFIAIIASIFLTIWLILPGPPKTLTIATGFPEGLYHQFAKQLQAELAKQKITLRIQNTGGSADNLALMADPKSGVDLAIIQSGVGDPSRYPKLTALAGLFYEPLWVWYRPETFAKDGGSLQQLSQLKGKKVSIGNEGSGTNLLSRAILKLNDIEPTQLHLLTLNPDEAISQLRKGGIDVAMIVLAGEAPLLKDFYQLPGIRLMDFDQAEAYTRVLPFLKRVDIPRGIVSIAHDLPKEDIHVIAPTATLVAHSNINPATVSLLLGASYDILRNYSRLQKPGEFPSSKGLDFPMDLDAEIFLKDGPSFFYRHLPFWGAVWLERVIKILIPLLIILFPIFAYLPAILNLSLRIRLGRLYKVLKNIEKRFTSSRNADDLLTELNDLEKRIERLNVSLIQSKELYDLRSHIALVRDQLKQAK
- a CDS encoding SDR family oxidoreductase, translated to MPTNSNPLRVALVTGAGTGIGKAAAKALLSDGFSVVLTGRNLERLQKAIDDIGGNDSNCLAVVCDVGKPDEVKTLFATLKAKFGRIDVLFNNAGMGAPAIPMDELSYEQWMNVVNSNLCGAFLCAQEAMRMMKAQSPQGGRIINNGSISAHAPRPNTAPYTATKHAITGLTKSIALDGRPFNINCGQIDIGNAATEMTERMANGIMQADGSIKVEPRMDVDHVGQAVLQMAKLPPESNILFMTIMASKMPFVGRG